A region from the Carassius carassius chromosome 33, fCarCar2.1, whole genome shotgun sequence genome encodes:
- the LOC132113864 gene encoding nuclear cap-binding protein subunit 1 produces the protein MSRRRHSDEGDAGSQPHKRRRTSEPIEIEDRLESLICRVGEKSTSSLESNLEGLAGVLEADLPNYKGKILRILCAVARLLPEKLTVYTTLVGLLNARNYNFGGEFVEAMIRQLKETLKSNLYSQALYLVRFLSDLVNCHVIAAPSMVAMFENFVSVTQEEDIPQVRSDWYVYAVLSSLPWVGKELYEKKDVEMDRLFNQIEGYLKRRQKTHVPMLQVWTAEKPHPQEEYLDCLWAQMQKLKKDRWQERHILRPYIAFDSVLCEALQHNLPPFTPPAHSDDAVYPMPHVVFRMFDYTDAPEGPVMPGSHSVERFVIEENLHCIIKSHWRERKTCAAQLLSYPGKNKIPLNYHIVEVIFGELFQLPNPPHIDVMYTALLIELCKLQPGSLPQVLAQATEMMYMRLDTMNTTCIDRLLNWFSHHLSNFQFRWSWDDWADCLTQDIEKPKPKFVKEVLEKCMRLSYHQRIVDIVPPSFSALIPANPVCSYKYEEETESPLPGLAMATTVSNAIKNRASNEEILIVLKDVPNPNQDDDDDEGDGFNPLKIEVFLQTLLHLAAKSFSHSFSALAKFHEVLKNLTESDEGKLHILRVLYEFWRNHPQMISVLVDKLIRTQIVDCAAVANWIFSPEMAHDFTRFYVWEILHSTIRKMNKHVQKIQKELDEAKEKLEKQQNKKQRDSGDEEDMEKNSEDEEGQLEEQIERLQEKVESAQSEQKNLFLVIFQRFIMLLTEHLVRCETSGIDINTSWYKNCIERLQQIFLMHHVIIQQYMGTLENLLFTAELDHHILAVYQQFCALQL, from the exons ATGTCGCGGCGAAGGCACAGCGATGAGGGTGATG CTGGGTCCCAGCCTCACAAACGGAGGAGGACGTCTGAACCCATTGAGATTGAAGACCGCCTAGAGTCACTGATATGTCGAGTGGGAGAGAAG AGTACATCCTCCTTAGAGAGCAATTTGGAAGGTCTTGCTGGTGTCCTGGAGGCGGATCTTCCTAATTATAAAGGCAAAATCCTTCGCATCTTATGTGCTGT TGCAAGGCTTTTGCCGGAGAAGTTGACGGTGTACACAACACTAGTGGGACTTCTCAACGCTCGCAACTACAACTTTGGAGGAGAGTTTGTGGAGGCCATGATCCGACAACTTAAGGAGACACTAAAATCAAACCTTTACTCTCAGGCCCTTTACTTG GTGCGCTTTCTCAGTGACCTGGTGAACTGTCATGTCATCGCGGCTCCATCGATGGTTGCTATGTTTGAGAACTTTGTCAGTGTCACACAGGAAGAAGACATACCACAG GTGCGGTCTGACTGGTATGTGTATGCTGTGCTGTCCAGTCTGCCTTGGGTTGGCAAGGAATTGTACGAGAAGAAGGATGTGGAAATGGATCGCTTGTTCAACCAAATTGAGGGATATTTAAA GCGGCGTCAGAAGACTCATGTTCCTATGCTGCAGGTGTGGACTGCAGAAAAGCCACACCCACAGGAAGAG tATCTGGACTGTCTCTGGGCTCAGATGCAGAAGCTGAAGAAGGACCGCTGGCAGGAGCGTCACATCCTGCGGCCTTATATTGCGTTTGATAGTGTGCTGTGTGAAGCCCTGCAACACAACCTACCCCCTTTCACACCTCCAGCCCACTCTGATGACGCTGTCTACCCTATGCCCCATGTCGTCTTCAGAATGTTTGACTACACTGATGCCCCTGAG GGGCCAGTGATGCCAGGAAGTCATTCAGTCGAGCGCTTTGTGATTGAGGAGAACCTTCACTGCATCATTAAGTCTCACTGGAGGGAGAGGAAGACCTG TGCTGCCCAATTGCTCAGCTACCCTGGAAAAAACAAGATTCCCCTTAACTACCATATTGTGGAG GTGATATTTGGCGAGTTATTCCAGCTGCCCAATCCTCCTCATATTGATGTCATGTACACTGCGTTACTCATTGAGCTCTGCAAACTGCAACCTGGCTCATTACCACAAGTT CTCGCTCAAGCCACAGAAATGATGTATATGAGGCTGGACACAATGAACACAACCTGTATAGACCG ACTCCTCAACTGGTTCTCACATCATTTGAGTAACTTCCAGTTCAGATGGAGCTGGGATGACTG GGCTGACTGCCTGACTCAAGACATTGAAAAGCCCAAACCCAAGTTCGTTAAAGAGGTTTTGGAAAAGTGTATGAG GTTGTCATACCATCAGCGGATAGTGGACATTGTTCCTCCGAGTTTCTCTGCCCTGATCCCGGCTAACCCTGTGTGCAGCTATAAATATGAAGAGGAGACCGAGA GTCCATTGCCAGGATTAGCTATGGCAACTACAGTAAGTAACGCTATCAAAAACCGGGCATCTAATGAGGAGATTCTTATTGTTCTAAAAGATGTCCCTAATCCAAaccaggatgatgatgat GATGAGGGCGATGGCTTTAACCCTCTGAAGATTGAAGTGTTCCTGCAAACATTGCTCCATTTGGCTGCAAAGTCTTTCAGTCATTCCTTCAGTGCCCTGGCCAA GTTCCATGAGGTTCTGAAAAACCTTACAGAAAGTGATGAGGGGAAACTGCACATCCTCAGGGTGCTGTATGAGTTCTGGAGGAACCATCCTCAG ATGATCTCCGTGTTGGTGGACAAGTTGATACGGACCCAGATCGTGGACTGTGCAGCTGTGGCCAACTGGATATTTTCTCCTGAAATGGCTCATGATTTCACCAG GTTTTATGTGTGGGAGATTCTCCATTCGACCATCCGGAAGATGAACAAACACGTGCAGAAGATCCAGAAAGAGTTGGATGAGGCAAAAGAAAAGTTGGAGAAGCAACAGAACAAAAAG CAGCGGGACAGTGGCGATGAAGAGGACATGGAGAAGAACAGTGAGGATGAGGAGGGTCAGTTGGAGGAACAGATCGAGAGATTGCAGGAGAAAGTTGAGTCGGCCCAGAGTGAACAGAAAAACCTTTTCCTTGTTATATTCCAG CGCTTCATTATGTTACTGACAGAGCACCTGGTTCGCTGTGAAACGAGTGGCATAGACATCAATACCTCCTGGTACAAGAACTGCATTGAGAGGCTTCAGCAGATCTTCCTCATG CATCATGTGATCATCCAGCAGTATATGGGCACCCTGGAGAACCTGTTGTTCACCGCTGAGCTCGACCATCATATCCTGGCTGTTTACCAGCAGTTCTGTGCTCTTCAGCTTTAA